Proteins from a single region of Strix aluco isolate bStrAlu1 chromosome W, bStrAlu1.hap1, whole genome shotgun sequence:
- the LOC141917867 gene encoding uncharacterized protein LOC141917867, whose product MVSTRVKTTTRKNMSTQTELPCKHAAVQVPGCRECLSLSVLSEGTSDNTCVRCDQLDDLLSLVVELKEEVERLRSIRECEREIDWWSNTLAPLKQQEQMEAPNEVGNPSSSCYQAEGGDLRDGGGWKQVPAQGGRKILSRPPSPSMVSLHNRFGALELLSEEEKEEESETNKEEDPGPPRPGHSRPGIKTSSKKNPRRVNVVGDSILRGIEGPICRPDPLHREVCCLPGACVKDLMAKLPVLVRPKDYYPLLVFQVGSDDITRRSPKSVKRDFRALGKVIKGSGAQTVFSSIPSVAGMDEEEYRRT is encoded by the coding sequence atggtctccactcgggtcaaaaccaccaccagaaagaacatgtcaacccagacggagctgccatgcaaacatgcagcggtccaggtcccgggctgcagggagtgcctgagcctgtcagtcctgtcagagggcaccagtgataacacctgtgtgcgctgcgatcaactggatgacctgctcagcctggtggtggaactcaaagaagaggtcgagagattaagaagtattagggagtgtgaaagggaaattgattggtggagtaataccctagcacccctaaagcaacaggagcaaatggaggctccaaatgaggtaggtaatccctcatcctcttgctaccaggcagaaggaggggacctaagagatgggggaggctggaaacaggtccctgctcagggaggcaggaaaatcctctcccgacctccctcaccctccatggtgtcccttcacaatagattcggggccctggaacttctgagtgaagaagagaaggaggaagaaagtgagacaaacaaggaggaagacccaggtccaccaaggccgggtcattctagaccaggtattaaaaccagttctaaaaagaaccccagaagagtcaatgtagtgggtgactccattctgaggggtatcgaaggccccatatgcagaccagacccacttcatagggaagtctgctgcctccctggggcctgcgtcaaggacctcatggcTAAACTCCCCgttctagtgagacccaaggactactaccctctcctggtttttcaggtaggtagtgacgacattaccaggagaagtcctaagtcagtgaagagagatttcagggccttggggaaagtgattaaggggtcgggggcacaaactgtgttctcctccatcccttcagttgcagggatggatgaagaagaatacaggagaacttaA